In the Diospyros lotus cultivar Yz01 chromosome 13, ASM1463336v1, whole genome shotgun sequence genome, TTCTGCTTAATGGTCCAACACTTATAGGTGTTATGAATTGGAGGTCTAGGATTCTTGACCATGGCTCTTATTtagatatttctttctttatctcatttttgattttatcttgTTTGATGTGCGAGTGTTGCAGGGAAGGAATAATTGCTACTGGAGCAGCTGATGATGCCATACGTTTATTTGCTGAGAATGATGATGGCCTGGTATTTAATAGCCTTCtcttcattttgtttataatttttatcaccAATGTAATACTTGTcaacttatttttcttgtttgagacAGAATTGGCCAACTTTCCTTCCTTATTTTCCacctttcttctttcatcaTTGAGACAGTGGAGAAAGTAGATCTGTAGTggtttaaattagtttttttattttttgcttgaaGCGTTTTAAAGAGTTACTTGTCACTTCTTGCTGTCAAAATGTGTTCTCTTGTGTGCATGTGCGTCCATTGtgatgaaaatttttcattCTCTTGCCCCCTTTCTTGCTTAACCATTCACTTTGCATTCTGTCTGGTTTGTCTACAtaatttcttattcttattacaGGTTGATGGACCTATCTACAAATTGCTTATGAAGAAGGATAAAGCTCATGACATGGATGTCAATGCGGTGCAATGGAGCTATTCGGTATAGTTTCTTGTCAAGAAATTACATTTACTATTCCAAAGATTCATCTTACGATGTTATCTAGTTGATGTGTTTTTTAGGACCTTCATCTAAGGTATCACTGTGTTAGACATATCTTTCAGTTGCACAATGCATAGTCATGAATGAAGAAagcatcctttttttttttttttaactgatAATAAAAGCACCCCTTTTTCCTTGAAAAATATTACCCTAGGGACTTAAAACTGAGATTTTTGATTGATTACTCCAAATCTAAAGCTGAGAATGTCATCCGGATATATTTTTAGCTTTGATTGGAGCAACCCTGCGAAGGGCAAGGTTTCCTTAGGCAAAATTCTTTCTGTAGATGAGAAAACAGCCAGTTCACTCTTCTGAGCTTGACATTGTATGGTAGGAGCCACTGGCGTGGCCAAACTGACGTCATTTTACAGGGAAAGTCCCCGCACTTTGTGGTTGCCCTCTTATACGGTTGCACCTGGACCATTCTTTTGGTAGAGATCCTTGAATCTTCAATTTGCACTAATGAGCACTATTTTCTGGTCGGTTATTgctattttcaaataaattttttatacggAATTCCTTGGTAGCCACACATTGTGCACCATACGCACCCTCAATGCTGACTCATTTTCCAAAATGCCAGAGCCACAGCCACATATTTGGTAgatctctcctctctctctctctctctctctatatatatatatatatatatatatatagaaattttgtgagattgatatttttctcttttagatGTGCTGATTTACTCTATAAGTTTCCACATTAATCGATTTCATACTAGTAACAAAAATATCCTTGTATCTGCTTCTGCTGAAACTTAACAGGACAATAGGCTACTTGCTTCTGCAAGTGATGATGGGACAGTAAAGATATGGGAGTTGACAACCAAACCCCAAACCCTGAAATCAATCAAGATGGAACATCCAGAAGATGATTGTGTAATACATTCTGGGGCTCCTATCCATGTAATGTAACTTGCAGCTTTGAGAAAGGACGACATGTTTCCAAACTGTTGTAGTTCATACCAAATTCTTACTTATCGtatgagaaataataataataataaagataaaagaaGGATAAAGTTATTGCATTCTCGGGAGAACAAAAGCACATTGTTTTGTAGTTGGTTAAGGATTCTACTTCTGTGGTGTGTGCGTGCTTCCTAGGCCTGGTTTGAATAGAAATGAGTAAATACAGACATAAGTTGTGGATACAATGATTGTAGTGTATAGTTACTGGACTAGGGGGGTGTTTGGAAGGATGGAAATTAATGGAATTGAATGGAAACAGATTTTCTTTGTTTGGGAGAATAGTTAATAATGGAAGGGGAAAAGATTCATCTGTTAATTATTTTCATCCAATTTTATTGCTATTTATTGGTTCCTTGAACtaatatttcatttcattttttttcattctcattttcattctttCCCTATATAATCCATTCCATTCAATTCCATTACTAGATCTCTACAAACACAGCCTAAGGATATCAATGGGTTGGATCTAATTCCATTTTCTCAAGCCTGACTTGCAAAATTCAATGGATTTACATGGAGAAGCATAAACACTTTAGGTTTGCTAGTTTACTTGTCCCAAATTTTATGGTTTTAACTCTTGTACCCCCTTTCATTTCTTCtgatatatacataaaataatatatgaaataatgGTTTTCTTGTGCTAAATAGTACAAGGGTATGTTATATTATCTTTTTCTTGAGTTTCATGTCATCTTACTCTTTTAAATCACTATGTGCTAAATAGCAAAAGCATGATAAATACTGTTTTTTAAACAGCTTTAGGTGCAGTTTGTGAAGACTGGAAAATTGTATTCAAAGAGTTAGCCTCGCATCCCCATAAAAGATTGTAATGACTTCTTTGGAGAtgagattttaatttcttttttaatgtcAACTCATATGGTTCTTAGATTATTATGTATatctaataaaattacttaatatgTAGCTAAAAAATAGTGATTGCGAGTCTTCATTGATAAAGAAAAGAACTAAAAGCTACAACATTTCTATAAAAtcgtgataaaattaaataaaaaggtaATTAATTGTTCAAAAGAGTGGAAGGAGGAGACAGCATTGGGATCAAATTTCTAACACCTGTTCTCTATCCGTAGTCGACTGGGAGTGGCTCTTCTTATTCCTCTCTCTTGGACCAAAGCAGAACGAGCTGACAATATGCTACTGCTCACTAATGAAGCATCAAACACGGTGCAATCTATCCAGTCCTTGAGCAGCTCTTCCTGGCCCCATATATCCGGAATCCAGACCCGGCCGGCCACCTCCACCCGGTGCCTCTTCAGCCTCTCCCTCCCATTCACCTCCACCACTGCTCCACCGTCCCCGGTGGTGCTCGGAGCGGCCTCCGGTTGAGCTGCCGGAGCCCTTTTCAAGGCAGCTTTTCGGTCGGTACCCGGCCGGTGAGGTTCGGAAGATGGGCTTTGAGGCCCAGTTTGATCACAGAGGCTCTCTGGGTGAATTCCCTTCGGCTCAACACAGCCCTGAAGTGTCATTTTGGACTGGGTTCTTGGGTTCCTGCGTAGACAGCTCTTCTCTAGTTCACTTCTTGCTTTCAGTTGTACGCTTCTCTCTTTTGAAGCATCGAGGGAGTGGGGTGGGGGAATGAGGCAAAGGAAACGAGTGGGGGGGTTAGGCTACACGTCATCTCCAAACCTTTGAAATCTTCTGTATGGTTAGTGAAAAGTGAACGTGTGTGGTTTGAGATTGGATTGCCGTATTGTGTGGTGCAGTTAAGTTTTGATAAATGAATGCGCCCTCGCGCGCGCACAGACACACATGTATATTGGAAAAGGAGACGGGAGAAAGAGAGGTTGGAGGGGGAAGTGAGTGATTCCTTGGAAAGATTTTTGGAGGGCTGTGAGAGGTTGATTTTTGCAAGTATTTGTGTGACTTTTAGCTTCTGGCCAATCAGGGCCAAGATTTTGGTAGGAGGAAAAgagaaactatatatatatatatatagttgggtgttgaataaaattatatattaaagttgtgtttgttaaaataagtaagataattttgaaatacttttcaAACTAGGATATGAAATGGTAAagataattctgaaaaatattttaaaatttctattagactatttgttaatttttttaaaatatattacagaacatatatgtcattttttcttatttgtaaagagtcaaataaatttatttgaatgagtgaaaacataaatttatctaaataatctcaaataagaagttatgtgattttttttagtaaattattatataaatttaataaatataataaaaaatatttttatctagaataatttttatatcttatatttttaaatttatattttaattaataaacactatctAAGTATGAATgctaattgataattaatttatgtgaTGGAGGATACTGGGGACCATGGAGATATTCTGGGATGCGTGCTAAATTTTCCTAACCAAATTGTTGCTATAGTTAGGGGTTCTCACCATAGCTTGTTCAAAAATCTCAACCTCTCATTcagcttgatttttttttttttattcttacttGAAAGGAGAACTTACAAAGTATGATGTCCtttaattcaataaattttaacatGTTAGTGATTCTAATTTAAGACTAAAAAGAATTCCTCTTACAAGCCatctttaataatattattaatccCTTTACCTTTTAAACTTGTAAATAATACTATAAACGTCACTAAAACAATTGAAGGGCACAAGACAATTCAAACTTCAAATTTTAAGTGACTTCCACAGAGTTACCACATTTGATGGTCCCATTATTTTTGCCTCGTAAAAGGTGGTATGAAATATACCTAACAAAATAAATGGTACCTTTAAGAAAATTTTACATAATACATTAATATGTTGCTCAAATAATGTACTAGTGACATTCATTTTATCATTGATGAGTGTGAGGagtgtttttctcttttttaaagTTTCCAGTACAGTTAATATAAGAGAGCTACTAACATGATTATCAAATACGTGAACTTCTATCACAAAAGAACTAATTTATAATTGTTACCTTCTTTGGTCATTAGCATGAAAATGCGAACTTGTCCACCTTTTTTGCTACACCCAAAAACATTAGAGAAAGCTACCCCCATGCCCAAGTTCCAACTCTAGTTTTATGGACACAGACTGCAGAAAGAATTATGATTACATACACGATTTTCAGATGTGCTAAAACTAATACCAAGCCCTTCTTAGAAGCCTCTCTATTTCATTCAGATTGGGGAAAAGACTTCGTAACATGTTTCTGTCTTGAGCATTCAAGGTACAAACCACATATACAACCTTGTTATTAGGCACTATACGGACAGTCTTGTACCTACCGGAGAACGGCTTAGTTCCCAGAAAAGCAAGATCAAAGGGGCCCAACTCGAAAAAAGGTATACTAGAGGGAACTAATTTAAGGTCTTTGATATAGCCAGATTGCCCTTTCTTCCTCTGGAACTACTGAGTCTCACTGAACAATACTCACAGGATGGAAG is a window encoding:
- the LOC127788651 gene encoding protein BIC1-like, producing MTLQGCVEPKGIHPESLCDQTGPQSPSSEPHRPGTDRKAALKRAPAAQPEAAPSTTGDGGAVVEVNGRERLKRHRVEVAGRVWIPDIWGQEELLKDWIDCTVFDASLVSSSILSARSALVQERGIRRATPSRLRIENRC